The Kribbella jejuensis region GACGAAGATCCGCGCCCGTGCCTGGCGATCGCCGTGGACGCCCAGGAGGATCTCGTGCCAACCAGGCGGAAGCACGACCGGCACGGTGAGGTCGATGAAGCCACCGCGATCGGTGACGGCCTCGAACGTCTGCCCGCTGACTGTGACAGTCACAGGCACCTTCACTGCGGGCGCCGTGACGAACACGCGCCAGCCGCGGATCACCTGGTCCTCGTCGTACCGCGGCTGATTGCGCGGGTCGCGCCCGAGCACCACCCGCGCGAGCACGCGGACGAACTCGGTGTTGCCGTACCCGACCTGCGGGATGATCCGCTCCTGCCAGCCGCGCCGCCGCAGTATCGCCTGCAACCCGACGTTGAACCAGTCCTCGAGACGGGACGAGTAGTGCGGACGGGCCATACCAGAAACCTACCCGGAGCATGGGCCGCTAGTCGTCCTCCCCCGCGGTCCTCGGACAGTTGTTCCGCGAGTTCATCTGGTCTCGAGCGAACTGTCGGCGGCATCTTCTACGGTCTCCTCATGACCGCTCTCGGAATGTGCTTCCCGCGTACCTACCCGGCCGCGCTCGTCACCGATGTCGCGCGGCGCCTCGACCGCGGCGGCGCGGACGGGCTGTGGATCATCGAGGACTGCTTCTACACCGCCGGTCCGTCGCTGGTGTCGGCCGCGCTGACGTCGACCGAGCGGCTCACCGTCGGGCTCGGGATCGTGCCCGCGGTGGTCCGAACGGCAGCGGTGACCGCGATGGAGTTCGCGACGCTGGAGGCGCTCGGGCCGGGGCGCTTCCTGCCCGGGATCGGTCATGGGGTGCAGTCCTGGATGGGGCAGATGGGCGTCCGGCCGAAGTCTCCGCTGACGACGCTCGAGGAGGTCACGACGGCCGTCACCCGGTTGCTGCGGGGTGAAGAGGTGAGCTTCGAGGGCAAGGTGGTGTACCTCGACAAGGTTCAGCTCGATGCGCCGCCGGCCGACGTTCCGCCGATCCTGCTCGGTGTGCAGGGGCCGAAGTCGATGGCGCTCGCGGGGCGGGTCGCGGACGGGGTCGTGCTCGCGGAGCCGGCCACCGCGCCGTATGTGCGGCAGTCGGTGCAGTACGCCGGATCGCCCGAGGGGTTCGTGGTCGCGACGTTCACGGCGATGTGCATCCGGGCCGAGCGGAAGGCGGCGTACGAGTGGACCGCGCCGTGGCTCGGGTCGCGGATTGCCGATCGGGCGCCGCAGCTGACCGCGCTGCCGTTCTTCGAGGAGTTGCACAAGCTGTACGACGCGGGCGGTGAGGCCGCGCTGGTCGGTATGCCGCGCGACTGGTGGACCGCGATCGGCGCAGTCGGGACGCTCGACGACGCGGCCGCGCACCTCGACGGGCTGGAGGCGGCCGGGGTGAATCACGTCGGGCTGTTCCCGGATCCGGAGGTGGAGCACGGGCTGCCGCAGCTGGACTACGTGCTCGAGTTGGCGAAGCGTTAGGAGCGTTTCTTCGGGACGTGCGGGCGGTACGGCGAGACCGTCGGGTCGTTCGGGATCCAGAAGCGCCACGCGCGGTCGGCGGCTTCGCGGAGACCGACGCGGGGGCCGGTGGACGGTACGCCGTCGTACCCGGGGCCGTCGAGGAGCCGGATCGGTGAGTCCTTGGCCAGCAGGTCGGCGCCGTTACCCTCCCGACCGATGCCAAGGGCAACACACAGGCGCGCCGGACCGCGCGCGAGGTCGCGGTCCGGGTCGGCGGCGGGTCGCTTGTTCACAGGACCCGGTCTCACCTGGTTGAGGACGGACTTCTGCGGGGCGGGTTGGCCGCGGCGGATGCGGGCCAGTTCGACGCCTTCGATGATCTCGCCGGCTCGGAGCAGCACCGCGGACGGTTTGTTCTCGGGGCCGACGACAACGTTCATGCAGAAGTGCATGCCGTACGTGAAGTACACGTACAAGAACCCGGGCGGCCCGAACATCACCGCGTTCCGTGGAGTCTGCCCGCGGTAGGCATGTGAGCCCGGATCGTTCGGCCCGTCGTACGCCTCGACCTCGGTCAGCCGCACCGCGACGGCCCCCTCGTCGCTGGTGCTGCGCAGCACCGTCCCGAGCAGCTTCGGCGCCACGTCGAGCACAGGACCAGCCAGAACTGAACGCCGCATGCGCAGCACCTTAAGCGAGGCGGGTGGCGTGTTGTTGGGTGCGGGTGCGGAGTTCGGTTAGTTGGGATTCGACTTGGGGTTGGGCGGTGCCGCCGCGGGTGTTGCGGGAGGCCAGGGAGCCTTGGACGGTCAGGGCGGAGCGGACCTCTGGGGTGAGGTGGGGGGAGATTGCGGCCAGGTCCTCGTCGGAGAGGTCCCAGAGTTCGATGCCGCGTTTCTCGCAGGCCTGGACGCAGGCGCCGGCGAGCTCGTGGGCCACACGGAACGGGACCTTCTGGCGGACCAGCCATTCGGCGATGTCGGTGGCGAGCGAGAAGCCCTGCGGGGCCAGCTCCTCGAGGCGCTCGGAGTTGAAGCGCAGCGTCCGGATCATCCCGGTGAACGCGGGCAGCAGCACCTCGAGGGTGTCGATGGAGTCGAAGACCGGTTCCTTGTCCTCCTGCAGGTCCCGGTTGTACGCGAGCGGCTGCGCCTTCAGCGTCGCCAGCAGACCGCTCAGGTTGCCGATCAGCCGGCCGGCCTTGCCGCGTGCCAGTTCCGCGATGTCCGGGTTCTTCTTCTGCGGCATGATGCTCGACCCGGTCGAGAACGCGTCGTCCAGCTCGACGAAACCGAACTCCTTCGTCGCCCAGATGATCACCTCTTCGGCCTGCCGGGACAGGTCGACGCCGATCTGCGCCAGCACGAAGGCGAACTCCGCGACGAAGTCCCGCGACGACGTGCCGTCGATCGAGTTCGCTGACGAGTTCGTGAAACCGAGCTCCACAGCAACGAACTGCGGGTCGAGGCCGAGCGAGCTACCGGCCAAAGCACCTGAGCCGTACGGCGAGTCCGCAGCAACGCGGGCGTCCCAGTCGGCCAGCCGGTCGAGGTCCCGGATCAGCGGCCATGCGTGCGCGAGCAGATGGTGGGACAGCAGTACCGGCTGCGCGTGCTGAAGGTGGGTACGGCCAGGCATCGCCACGCCAAGGTGCTGCGCCGCCTGGTCCGCCAGTGTTTCCACCTGTGCCAGCAGCAACCGCCCGATGATCCGGCCATGGTCGCGGAGGTAGCTCTTGAAGAGGGTCGCGACCTGGTCGTTCCGGGAGCGCCCGGCGCGCAGCCGGCCGCCCAGCTCGGCACCGAGCCGATCCAGCAACCCGTGCTCCAGCGCCGTGTGCACATCTTCGTCGTCCTCGGCGGGCAGGAAGCGCCCCGCGAGGACGTCGGCCAGCAGCTCGTCGAGCCCCGCCAGCATCGCGGTCAGGTCGTCGCCGGTCAGCAGCCCCGCACGGTGCAGCACCTTCGCGTGGGCCTTCGAGCCGGCGATGTCGTACGGCGCCAGCCGCCAGTCGAAGTGCGTGGACTTGCTCAACGCCGCCAGCGCGTCGGCCGGACCACCCGAAAAGCGGGCGCCCCACAACGCCGACTCCCTCGCACCGCTCTCACCTGAACCCACACCAACATCCTCTCTCAGTCGAAGCCAGGGCTGACCTGTTATGTCACCACTGGCAGGTTGTAACGGGCCAGCGGTGAAACAACCGGCCAGCGGTCGGGGGACCGGGCTAGCGGCCGCCGTTGTCGGGCCGCGGTTCGGAGCGGGCGGCGAGGGACAGGAAGCGGGCGGCCAGCGCCTGCCCGCCGGTGGGATTGCGGGAGACGACCATGACGGTGTCGTCGCCGGCGATGGTGCCGAGAACGTCGTCCAGTCCCACGTGGTCGATCGCCGACGCGAAGTACTGGGCCGCTCCCGGCGGAGTTCGCAGGATGACCAGGTTGGCGCTGCCCTCCGCTGACACCAGGAGCTCGGACGCCACCCGAGCCAGCCGCGCTTCGAAGGCCGCCGCCTCGCCGGCGCGTGGCGTACGGTCGCCGCCTTCACCGGGTACGGCGTACACGAGCTGGCCGGTGGAGTCGCGCACCTTCACCGCACCGATCTCGACCAGGTCCCGCGAGAGCGTCGCCTGCCCGACCACCAGGCCGGACGCGGCGAGCAGATCCGCCAGCTCGGTCTGCGACCGCACCGGCTGCCGCCCGAGCAGATCGACGATCCGCTGCTGCCGCGCGGTCTTGGTGGTCGGTACGGCGATACTCATCCGTCAAAGCTCCTTGCCAGCAGCCACGACAGCAGCGCCTTCTGCGCGTGCAGCCGGTTCTCGGCCTCGTCCCAGACGACCGACTGCGGGCCGTCGATCACGGCCGCCTCGATCTCCTTGCCACGATAGGCGGGCAGGCAGTGCAACACGATCGCATCCGGCTTCGCCTTGCCGAGCAGTTGTTCGGTGACGGCGTACGGCACGAACGGCGCCTCGCGCTCCGCCGCCTCGGCCTCCTGCCCCATCGAGACCCAGGTGTCGGTGGCAACGACATCGGCACCGTCGACCGCGGCGGCCGCGTCCGCGGTCCACGCGACAGATCCGCCCGTCGACGCAGCGATCTCCGCGGCCCGCGCGAGGATCGCAGGGTCCGGTTGATACTCAGCGGGCGAACCGACCACGACATGCATTCCGGCGGTCGCGCCGCCGAGCAGGTACGAGTGGGACATGTTGTTCGCGCCGTCGCCGAGGTAGACGAGCTTCAGCCCGGCCGTGGCGCCCTTGTGCTGCCGTACGGTCTGCAGGTCCGCGAGGATCTGGCACGGGTGGAACTCGTCGGTCAGCGCGTTGACGACCGGCACCGACGACGCCGCCGCCATCTCCTCGATCCGCGCCTGACCGAACGTCCGCCAGACGATCGCCGCGACCTGCCGGTCGAGTACCCGCGCGGTGTCCGCGATCGGCTCGCCGCGGCCCAGTTGCGAGGTCTGCGCGTCGATCACGAGCGGTACGCCGCCCAGCTCGGCGATCCCGACCGCGAACGAGATCCGGGTGCGCGTCGACGTCTTGTCGAAGATCACCGCGACGGTCTTCGGGCCCTCGAGCGGCTTGTGCCCGTACCTGTCCCCCGCCAGCTGCGCAGCCAGGGTGAGTACCTCGTCCTGTTCGACCGGCGAGAGGTCGTCGTCCCGCAGGAAGTGCCGCACCATCAGATCTCCACCTTGTCGAGCAGCCCGGGGAGGGCTGCGACGAAACTGTCGGCATCAGCCTTGCTGAGGATGTACGGCGGTGCCAGCCGCAACGCGTCCGGGATCGGGTTGTTGATCACGAACCCGGCCTCCAGCGCGAGCGCCGCCACCTGGTCCGACACCGGCTTGGTGAGCTGGATCGCGAGCAGCAGCCCGCGCCCGCGGACGCCCGCGATCAGCGGGTGGTCGAGCCCGATCACCGACGACGCGAGGTGGTTGCCGACGGCATTCACCTGGTCCAGCAGGCCGTCGCGCTCGATCACGGTCAGCACCGCGAGCCCGGCGATCGCCGCGACCGGGTTGCCGCCGAACGTGGTCCCGTGGTTCCCCGGCTGCAGCAGGTCCGCGGCAGCCCCGAGCCCGATGCACGCGCCGATCGGAATGCCCGCGCCCAGCCCCTTCGCCACCGTCACCAGATCCGGCGTGATCCCCTCGGCCTCGAAAGCGAACCAGCTCCCGGTCCGCCCGATCCCGGTCTGGATCTCGTCGATCCACAGCAGCGCGCCGTGCTCGGAGGTGATCCGCCGCGCGGCCTGCAGATATCCGGCCGGCGGTACGACGACACCGTTCTCGCCCTGGATCGGCTCGAGCACCACCGCTGCGGTCTCGTCGTCGACGGCAGCCGCCAGCGCCTCGGCGTCGCCGTACGGAACGAATTCCACGTCGCCCGGGAGCGGCGCGAACGCCTCGCGGTACGCCGGCTTCCACGTGACGGCCAGCGCGCCCATCGACCGCCCGTGGAAGGCGCCGACGGTGGAGACGATCTTGGTCCGGCCGGTGCGCCGGGTGATCTTGAACGCGGCCTCGTTCGCCTCGGTGCCGGAGTTCGTGAAGAACACCTTGCCCGGGGTGTCGAAGAGACCGAGGAGTTTCTCGGCCAGGGCGATCTGCGGTGCGGAGGCGAAGAAGTTCGACACGTGGCCGAGCGTGGCGAGCTGCGAGGTCACCGCGGACACCACGAACGGGTGCGCGTGACCGAGGCAGTTCACCGCGAGCCCGCCGAGCAGGTCGAGGTACTTGTTGCCGTCGGCATCCCACAGGTACGCGCCCTCGCCGCGGACCAGCACGCGCTTCGGCGCACCGAAGGTGTTCATCAAGGCACTCGAGTACCGAGCAGTGAGCGCGGCCTGTGAGCCGTCGATCGTGACGAGTTCGGTCATGACGGGATCACCTGGGTTCCACTTCCGGCGTCGGTGAAGATCTCCAGCAGCAACGAGTGCGGCACGCGGCCGTCGATCACGGTGGCGCGGGACACACCCGACTCGACCGCGCGCAGGCAGGCCTCCATCTTCGGGACCATGCCGGAGGCCAGCGACGGCAGCAGCTCGGCAAGCTCGGCGGTATCGATCTGGGTGATGATCTCGTCGCTGTCCGGCCAGTTCCGGTACAGCCCGGCGACGTCGGTGAGTACGACGAGCTTCTCGGCCCCGAGCGCCGAGGCCAGCGCGGCCGCGGCGGTGTCTGCGTTCACGTTGTGCGCCAGGCCGTCCTCGTCCGGTGCGATCGTCGACACGACCGGGATCCGGCCCGCGTCGATCAGGTCGATCACCGCTTCCGGCCGGACCTCGACGACATCCCCGACCAGCCCGATGTCCACCTGCTCCCCGTCGACCAGCGCGGTACGGCGTTCCGCGGTGAACAGGCCCGCGTCCTCGCCGGACATGCCGACCGCGAACGGACCGTGCGCGTTCAGCAGCCCGACGAGCTCGCGGCCGACCTTGCCGACGAGCACCATGCCGACGACGTCCATCGCCTCGGGCGTGGTGACCCGGAGCCCGCCGCGGAACTCGCTGTCGATCCCGAGCCGGCCGAGCATGTCGCTGATCTGCGGTCCGCCACCGTGGACGACCACGACCCGGACCCCGGCGTACCGCAGGAACACGATGTCCTCGGCGAACGCGCGCTTGAGTTTCTCGTCGACCATCGCGTTCCCGCCGTACTTCACCACGACAGTCTTGCCGTGGAACTGCTTCAGCCACGGCAGCGCCTCGGTCAGTACGGCGGCCTTCTCGATCGCATCCGCCTGGATCATGACGAGTACGCCGAGTTCTCTTCGACGTACGCGTGCGACAGGTCCGTGGTGAGGACGGTCGCGGACGCCGGGCCGGCGTGCAGGTCGATGACGACGTCGATCTCCAGGCCGCTCAGGTCGGCCTCGGAGCGGTCGACGCCCTTGCCGCCGGCGACACAGATGGCGGCGCCGTTCAGCGTGATGTCGAGCAGCGCCGGGTCGAACGCCGTGGGCGCGTTGCCGACCGCCATCGCGATCCGTCCCCAGTTCGGATCGGAGGCGAAGAACGCCGTCTTGCACAGGTTGTCCTCGGCAACGACCTTGGCGGCGGCCAGCGCCTCCGCCTCGGACGCCGCGCCCTGCACGGTGATGCTCACGTGCTTGGTGACGCCCTCCGCGTCCGCCTGCAACTGCTTCACCAGGTCAGCAGCCAGTGCGGTCAGTGCGGCCTCGAAGGCCTCCGGCGTCACGGTCACCCCGGAGGCTCCCGAGCTGAGCAGCAGCACGGTGTCGTTGGTCGACGTACCACCGTCGACGTCGAGCCGGTTGAACGTCTTGCCGACCGCGTTGCGGAGCGCGTGGTCGAGGTGCGGCTGGTCGAGAACGGCGTCGGTGGTGAGCACGCTCAGCATGGTCGCCATGTTCGGCGCACACATCCCCGCGCCCTTCGCGAACCCGCCGATGCTCCATCCGTCCGGGTGCTTCAGCGCGGCCTGCTTCGGCACGTTGTCGGTCGTCATCACCGCGGTCGCCGCCGACAGCCCCGCGGCCGCATCGTCACCGAGAGCTTCAACAGCTTTGTCGATCCCCGGGATCAACACATCCATCGGAAGTCGCTCGCCGATCAGGCCGGTGGAACAGACGCCGATCTGCGCAGCACCCACGCCCAAGACAGACGCCAGCTTCTCTGCGGTCTTGTGCGTGTCCTGGAAACCTTCAGGACCGGTGCAAGCGTTCGCGCCACCGGAGTTGAGCACCACAGCCTTCAAAGCGCCCGCGGTCAGCACCTGCTGCGACCACAGCACGGGTGCGGCCTTCACCTTGTTCGTGGTGAAGACCCCGGCGGCCGCGTCGAGCGGGCCGTCGTTCACGACGACGGTGAGGTCCGGCGTACCGGCGGGCTTGATCCCGGCGATCACCCCGGCCGCGCGGAAGCCTGCCGGCGCGGTCACTCCGGCGCTCCGATCGACTT contains the following coding sequences:
- a CDS encoding LLM class flavin-dependent oxidoreductase, whose protein sequence is MTALGMCFPRTYPAALVTDVARRLDRGGADGLWIIEDCFYTAGPSLVSAALTSTERLTVGLGIVPAVVRTAAVTAMEFATLEALGPGRFLPGIGHGVQSWMGQMGVRPKSPLTTLEEVTTAVTRLLRGEEVSFEGKVVYLDKVQLDAPPADVPPILLGVQGPKSMALAGRVADGVVLAEPATAPYVRQSVQYAGSPEGFVVATFTAMCIRAERKAAYEWTAPWLGSRIADRAPQLTALPFFEELHKLYDAGGEAALVGMPRDWWTAIGAVGTLDDAAAHLDGLEAAGVNHVGLFPDPEVEHGLPQLDYVLELAKR
- a CDS encoding DNA-3-methyladenine glycosylase; this translates as MRRSVLAGPVLDVAPKLLGTVLRSTSDEGAVAVRLTEVEAYDGPNDPGSHAYRGQTPRNAVMFGPPGFLYVYFTYGMHFCMNVVVGPENKPSAVLLRAGEIIEGVELARIRRGQPAPQKSVLNQVRPGPVNKRPAADPDRDLARGPARLCVALGIGREGNGADLLAKDSPIRLLDGPGYDGVPSTGPRVGLREAADRAWRFWIPNDPTVSPYRPHVPKKRS
- the argH gene encoding argininosuccinate lyase; translated protein: MTGQPWLRLREDVGVGSGESGARESALWGARFSGGPADALAALSKSTHFDWRLAPYDIAGSKAHAKVLHRAGLLTGDDLTAMLAGLDELLADVLAGRFLPAEDDEDVHTALEHGLLDRLGAELGGRLRAGRSRNDQVATLFKSYLRDHGRIIGRLLLAQVETLADQAAQHLGVAMPGRTHLQHAQPVLLSHHLLAHAWPLIRDLDRLADWDARVAADSPYGSGALAGSSLGLDPQFVAVELGFTNSSANSIDGTSSRDFVAEFAFVLAQIGVDLSRQAEEVIIWATKEFGFVELDDAFSTGSSIMPQKKNPDIAELARGKAGRLIGNLSGLLATLKAQPLAYNRDLQEDKEPVFDSIDTLEVLLPAFTGMIRTLRFNSERLEELAPQGFSLATDIAEWLVRQKVPFRVAHELAGACVQACEKRGIELWDLSDEDLAAISPHLTPEVRSALTVQGSLASRNTRGGTAQPQVESQLTELRTRTQQHATRLA
- a CDS encoding arginine repressor, which produces MSIAVPTTKTARQQRIVDLLGRQPVRSQTELADLLAASGLVVGQATLSRDLVEIGAVKVRDSTGQLVYAVPGEGGDRTPRAGEAAAFEARLARVASELLVSAEGSANLVILRTPPGAAQYFASAIDHVGLDDVLGTIAGDDTVMVVSRNPTGGQALAARFLSLAARSEPRPDNGGR
- the argF gene encoding ornithine carbamoyltransferase, whose protein sequence is MVRHFLRDDDLSPVEQDEVLTLAAQLAGDRYGHKPLEGPKTVAVIFDKTSTRTRISFAVGIAELGGVPLVIDAQTSQLGRGEPIADTARVLDRQVAAIVWRTFGQARIEEMAAASSVPVVNALTDEFHPCQILADLQTVRQHKGATAGLKLVYLGDGANNMSHSYLLGGATAGMHVVVGSPAEYQPDPAILARAAEIAASTGGSVAWTADAAAAVDGADVVATDTWVSMGQEAEAAEREAPFVPYAVTEQLLGKAKPDAIVLHCLPAYRGKEIEAAVIDGPQSVVWDEAENRLHAQKALLSWLLARSFDG
- a CDS encoding acetylornithine transaminase, which codes for MTELVTIDGSQAALTARYSSALMNTFGAPKRVLVRGEGAYLWDADGNKYLDLLGGLAVNCLGHAHPFVVSAVTSQLATLGHVSNFFASAPQIALAEKLLGLFDTPGKVFFTNSGTEANEAAFKITRRTGRTKIVSTVGAFHGRSMGALAVTWKPAYREAFAPLPGDVEFVPYGDAEALAAAVDDETAAVVLEPIQGENGVVVPPAGYLQAARRITSEHGALLWIDEIQTGIGRTGSWFAFEAEGITPDLVTVAKGLGAGIPIGACIGLGAAADLLQPGNHGTTFGGNPVAAIAGLAVLTVIERDGLLDQVNAVGNHLASSVIGLDHPLIAGVRGRGLLLAIQLTKPVSDQVAALALEAGFVINNPIPDALRLAPPYILSKADADSFVAALPGLLDKVEI
- the argB gene encoding acetylglutamate kinase; translated protein: MIQADAIEKAAVLTEALPWLKQFHGKTVVVKYGGNAMVDEKLKRAFAEDIVFLRYAGVRVVVVHGGGPQISDMLGRLGIDSEFRGGLRVTTPEAMDVVGMVLVGKVGRELVGLLNAHGPFAVGMSGEDAGLFTAERRTALVDGEQVDIGLVGDVVEVRPEAVIDLIDAGRIPVVSTIAPDEDGLAHNVNADTAAAALASALGAEKLVVLTDVAGLYRNWPDSDEIITQIDTAELAELLPSLASGMVPKMEACLRAVESGVSRATVIDGRVPHSLLLEIFTDAGSGTQVIPS
- the argJ gene encoding bifunctional glutamate N-acetyltransferase/amino-acid acetyltransferase ArgJ; translation: MTVAVTPATQVDRSAGVTAPAGFRAAGVIAGIKPAGTPDLTVVVNDGPLDAAAGVFTTNKVKAAPVLWSQQVLTAGALKAVVLNSGGANACTGPEGFQDTHKTAEKLASVLGVGAAQIGVCSTGLIGERLPMDVLIPGIDKAVEALGDDAAAGLSAATAVMTTDNVPKQAALKHPDGWSIGGFAKGAGMCAPNMATMLSVLTTDAVLDQPHLDHALRNAVGKTFNRLDVDGGTSTNDTVLLLSSGASGVTVTPEAFEAALTALAADLVKQLQADAEGVTKHVSITVQGAASEAEALAAAKVVAEDNLCKTAFFASDPNWGRIAMAVGNAPTAFDPALLDITLNGAAICVAGGKGVDRSEADLSGLEIDVVIDLHAGPASATVLTTDLSHAYVEENSAYSS